The Babylonia areolata isolate BAREFJ2019XMU chromosome 17, ASM4173473v1, whole genome shotgun sequence genome has a window encoding:
- the LOC143291759 gene encoding uncharacterized protein LOC143291759 isoform X1 produces MATTLEQGVLVTILWLYVAVRTGAEKTDVNSTCSAPPVDVSTTAYVTCHFTTDVTRLRPVSISVEFLPDGALFSEKIAYCDLSERSTSCSEAGPGSRFSLSPVNTAHRDWSMEIPHVKVQDQGQYYCQLLSDKAGHTDFVPCSLAVGNPPITITPGQSGTTSDVTEHLTTMESPGMTELSVTLTPGQDDAEVLEEAWGLEKLLPVIVAPAVAVVLFAVVGGVCLYRRYRKTEGKTDEEDAGTENPEPSKQDPLNPSPQSSPRQNGKLAEVDEEGVERSEDGNDSDERSSLVEVSKDNFEVELKTKAAMMQIPIQRKMSTGEYP; encoded by the exons ATGGCGACGACACTTGAG cagGGTGTCCTAGTGACCATCCTTTGGCTGTATGTTGCTGTGCGGACAGGTGCGGAGAAGACAG ACGTAAACAGCACGTGCTCCGCGCCCCCTGTTGACGTCAGCACCACGGCATATGTGACGTGTCATTTCACAACTGACGTCACCCGTCTTCGTCCAGTGTCGATATCTGTGGAATTCCTCCCGGATGGAGCGCTATTCTCAG AGAAGATCGCGTACTGTGACCTGAGTGAGCGGAGCACCAGCTGTTCTGAAGCGGGCCCCGGATCGAGATTCTCCCTGTCCCCTGTGAACACGGCGCACAGAGACTGGTCTATGGAGATCCCTCACGTCAAGGTCCAGGACCAAGGGCAATACTACTGCCAGCTGCTGTCCGACAAGGCAGGACACACTGACTTCGTGCCCTGCTCACTGGCTGTTG GTAATCCACCGATTACGATCACACCAGGACAGTCTGGAACAACCAGTGATGTGACGGAGCATTTGACGACCATGGAATCTCCTGGCATGACGGAGCTTTCTGTGACACTGACACCTGGACAAG ACGACGCAGAAGTATTGGAGGAAGCCTGGGGCTTGGAGAAATTGTTGCCCGTCATTGTCGCTCCAGCTGTGGCTGTCGTGCTGTTTGCTGTAGTTGGAGGCGTGTGCTTGTACAG GAGGTACAGGAAGACAGAAGGGAAGACAGATGAAGAAGACGCAGG GACAGAGAACCCAGAGCCCTCAAAGCAGGATCCCCTCAACCCATCCCCGCAGAGCTCACCACGTCAGAACGGCAAGCTGGCTGAAGTGGACGAGGAGGGTGTTGAGCGCTCGGAAGATGGAAACGATTCAGACGAACGGTCATCGTTGGTGGAAGTGAGCAAGGATAACTTTGAGGTCGAGCTGAAAACCAAGGCCGCCATGATGCAGATTCCAATCCAGAGGAAGATGAGTACAGGAGAGTACCCTTAG
- the LOC143291759 gene encoding uncharacterized protein LOC143291759 isoform X3, with translation MATTLEGVLVTILWLYVAVRTGAEKTDVNSTCSAPPVDVSTTAYVTCHFTTDVTRLRPVSISVEFLPDGALFSEKIAYCDLSERSTSCSEAGPGSRFSLSPVNTAHRDWSMEIPHVKVQDQGQYYCQLLSDKAGHTDFVPCSLAVGNPPITITPGQSGTTSDVTEHLTTMESPGMTELSVTLTPGQDDAEVLEEAWGLEKLLPVIVAPAVAVVLFAVVGGVCLYRRYRKTEGKTDEEDAGTENPEPSKQDPLNPSPQSSPRQNGKLAEVDEEGVERSEDGNDSDERSSLVEVSKDNFEVELKTKAAMMQIPIQRKMSTGEYP, from the exons ATGGCGACGACACTTGAG GGTGTCCTAGTGACCATCCTTTGGCTGTATGTTGCTGTGCGGACAGGTGCGGAGAAGACAG ACGTAAACAGCACGTGCTCCGCGCCCCCTGTTGACGTCAGCACCACGGCATATGTGACGTGTCATTTCACAACTGACGTCACCCGTCTTCGTCCAGTGTCGATATCTGTGGAATTCCTCCCGGATGGAGCGCTATTCTCAG AGAAGATCGCGTACTGTGACCTGAGTGAGCGGAGCACCAGCTGTTCTGAAGCGGGCCCCGGATCGAGATTCTCCCTGTCCCCTGTGAACACGGCGCACAGAGACTGGTCTATGGAGATCCCTCACGTCAAGGTCCAGGACCAAGGGCAATACTACTGCCAGCTGCTGTCCGACAAGGCAGGACACACTGACTTCGTGCCCTGCTCACTGGCTGTTG GTAATCCACCGATTACGATCACACCAGGACAGTCTGGAACAACCAGTGATGTGACGGAGCATTTGACGACCATGGAATCTCCTGGCATGACGGAGCTTTCTGTGACACTGACACCTGGACAAG ACGACGCAGAAGTATTGGAGGAAGCCTGGGGCTTGGAGAAATTGTTGCCCGTCATTGTCGCTCCAGCTGTGGCTGTCGTGCTGTTTGCTGTAGTTGGAGGCGTGTGCTTGTACAG GAGGTACAGGAAGACAGAAGGGAAGACAGATGAAGAAGACGCAGG GACAGAGAACCCAGAGCCCTCAAAGCAGGATCCCCTCAACCCATCCCCGCAGAGCTCACCACGTCAGAACGGCAAGCTGGCTGAAGTGGACGAGGAGGGTGTTGAGCGCTCGGAAGATGGAAACGATTCAGACGAACGGTCATCGTTGGTGGAAGTGAGCAAGGATAACTTTGAGGTCGAGCTGAAAACCAAGGCCGCCATGATGCAGATTCCAATCCAGAGGAAGATGAGTACAGGAGAGTACCCTTAG
- the LOC143291759 gene encoding uncharacterized protein LOC143291759 isoform X2, protein MAMTLEQGVLVTILWLYVAVRTGAEKTDVNSTCSAPPVDVSTTAYVTCHFTTDVTRLRPVSISVEFLPDGALFSEKIAYCDLSERSTSCSEAGPGSRFSLSPVNTAHRDWSMEIPHVKVQDQGQYYCQLLSDKAGHTDFVPCSLAVGNPPITITPGQSGTTSDVTEHLTTMESPGMTELSVTLTPGQDDAEVLEEAWGLEKLLPVIVAPAVAVVLFAVVGGVCLYRRYRKTEGKTDEEDAGTENPEPSKQDPLNPSPQSSPRQNGKLAEVDEEGVERSEDGNDSDERSSLVEVSKDNFEVELKTKAAMMQIPIQRKMSTGEYP, encoded by the exons cagGGTGTCCTAGTGACCATCCTTTGGCTGTATGTTGCTGTGCGGACAGGTGCGGAGAAGACAG ACGTAAACAGCACGTGCTCCGCGCCCCCTGTTGACGTCAGCACCACGGCATATGTGACGTGTCATTTCACAACTGACGTCACCCGTCTTCGTCCAGTGTCGATATCTGTGGAATTCCTCCCGGATGGAGCGCTATTCTCAG AGAAGATCGCGTACTGTGACCTGAGTGAGCGGAGCACCAGCTGTTCTGAAGCGGGCCCCGGATCGAGATTCTCCCTGTCCCCTGTGAACACGGCGCACAGAGACTGGTCTATGGAGATCCCTCACGTCAAGGTCCAGGACCAAGGGCAATACTACTGCCAGCTGCTGTCCGACAAGGCAGGACACACTGACTTCGTGCCCTGCTCACTGGCTGTTG GTAATCCACCGATTACGATCACACCAGGACAGTCTGGAACAACCAGTGATGTGACGGAGCATTTGACGACCATGGAATCTCCTGGCATGACGGAGCTTTCTGTGACACTGACACCTGGACAAG ACGACGCAGAAGTATTGGAGGAAGCCTGGGGCTTGGAGAAATTGTTGCCCGTCATTGTCGCTCCAGCTGTGGCTGTCGTGCTGTTTGCTGTAGTTGGAGGCGTGTGCTTGTACAG GAGGTACAGGAAGACAGAAGGGAAGACAGATGAAGAAGACGCAGG GACAGAGAACCCAGAGCCCTCAAAGCAGGATCCCCTCAACCCATCCCCGCAGAGCTCACCACGTCAGAACGGCAAGCTGGCTGAAGTGGACGAGGAGGGTGTTGAGCGCTCGGAAGATGGAAACGATTCAGACGAACGGTCATCGTTGGTGGAAGTGAGCAAGGATAACTTTGAGGTCGAGCTGAAAACCAAGGCCGCCATGATGCAGATTCCAATCCAGAGGAAGATGAGTACAGGAGAGTACCCTTAG
- the LOC143291759 gene encoding uncharacterized protein LOC143291759 isoform X4, with the protein MAMTLEGVLVTILWLYVAVRTGAEKTDVNSTCSAPPVDVSTTAYVTCHFTTDVTRLRPVSISVEFLPDGALFSEKIAYCDLSERSTSCSEAGPGSRFSLSPVNTAHRDWSMEIPHVKVQDQGQYYCQLLSDKAGHTDFVPCSLAVGNPPITITPGQSGTTSDVTEHLTTMESPGMTELSVTLTPGQDDAEVLEEAWGLEKLLPVIVAPAVAVVLFAVVGGVCLYRRYRKTEGKTDEEDAGTENPEPSKQDPLNPSPQSSPRQNGKLAEVDEEGVERSEDGNDSDERSSLVEVSKDNFEVELKTKAAMMQIPIQRKMSTGEYP; encoded by the exons GGTGTCCTAGTGACCATCCTTTGGCTGTATGTTGCTGTGCGGACAGGTGCGGAGAAGACAG ACGTAAACAGCACGTGCTCCGCGCCCCCTGTTGACGTCAGCACCACGGCATATGTGACGTGTCATTTCACAACTGACGTCACCCGTCTTCGTCCAGTGTCGATATCTGTGGAATTCCTCCCGGATGGAGCGCTATTCTCAG AGAAGATCGCGTACTGTGACCTGAGTGAGCGGAGCACCAGCTGTTCTGAAGCGGGCCCCGGATCGAGATTCTCCCTGTCCCCTGTGAACACGGCGCACAGAGACTGGTCTATGGAGATCCCTCACGTCAAGGTCCAGGACCAAGGGCAATACTACTGCCAGCTGCTGTCCGACAAGGCAGGACACACTGACTTCGTGCCCTGCTCACTGGCTGTTG GTAATCCACCGATTACGATCACACCAGGACAGTCTGGAACAACCAGTGATGTGACGGAGCATTTGACGACCATGGAATCTCCTGGCATGACGGAGCTTTCTGTGACACTGACACCTGGACAAG ACGACGCAGAAGTATTGGAGGAAGCCTGGGGCTTGGAGAAATTGTTGCCCGTCATTGTCGCTCCAGCTGTGGCTGTCGTGCTGTTTGCTGTAGTTGGAGGCGTGTGCTTGTACAG GAGGTACAGGAAGACAGAAGGGAAGACAGATGAAGAAGACGCAGG GACAGAGAACCCAGAGCCCTCAAAGCAGGATCCCCTCAACCCATCCCCGCAGAGCTCACCACGTCAGAACGGCAAGCTGGCTGAAGTGGACGAGGAGGGTGTTGAGCGCTCGGAAGATGGAAACGATTCAGACGAACGGTCATCGTTGGTGGAAGTGAGCAAGGATAACTTTGAGGTCGAGCTGAAAACCAAGGCCGCCATGATGCAGATTCCAATCCAGAGGAAGATGAGTACAGGAGAGTACCCTTAG